From a region of the Solanum stenotomum isolate F172 chromosome 2, ASM1918654v1, whole genome shotgun sequence genome:
- the LOC125854951 gene encoding pentatricopeptide repeat-containing protein At2g41720 — protein sequence MATIQNSHISTIPQHPNPKFKTHVRTSITVSQKQQKPKNDNKAAFEEKKKASVDYDKGIHNVTVRIDGFRKSDLPKHQRLRVEGDRFQKDWGVSEVVEKIMKINHWDDIEGVLNCWAGRFARKNFPILIKEITQTGSIEHSIHVFNWMKNQKNYCARSDIYNMMIRLHARHNRVDQARGLFFEMQKWRCQPNVETYNALISAHGKAGQWRWAKNIMEDMLRASIPPNRSTYNNLINACGSSGNWREALKVCKEMTENGVGPDLVTHNIVLSAYKNGSQYAKALSYFELMKGTKVRPDTTTLNIVIHCLVKLEQYQKAVEIFNSMREKRSECIPDIVTFTTIMHMYSVSGQIKNCEAVFNTMLAEGLKPNIVSYNTLVGAYASHGMAQEALSIFDKMKSNGTRPDVVSYTSLLNAYGRSEQPERAMETFEQMKRNNLKPNLVSYNVLIDAYGSNGLLDKAVQVLREMEHDGLQPNVVTISTLLAASGRCCQKVNIDSILTAAKMRGIELNTVAYNSALGSYLNVGEYEKALSLYKLMRKKKVMPDSVTYNVLISGCCRMSNYSEALEFLDEMIALKIPLTKEVCSSVICAYTKQGQLAKSESMFSMMKMEGFQPDVIAYTTMLNAYSVGENWEKAFAVFQEMELNGVLPDAIACSALMRSFNRGCQPDKVLLVADFMRERNIPFTEAVLFELVSASSILRDWRMITEITTTMEASLPYVSVGTLNQLLHSIGKSGKTETMIKFFYKVVTSGTEVNLTTYSVLLKNFLASGNWRKYIEVLEWMEDGRLQPSSNMYDDILFFAQRSGGTENAAVIKQRVESLRKKSGHETTNELLWR from the exons ATGGCTACCATACAGAACTCCCATATCTCCACAATCCCACAACACccaaatcccaaattcaaaacCCATGTGAGGACATCTATTACAGTCTCCCAAAAACAGCAGAAACCCAAGAATGACAACAAGGCTGCTTttgaggagaagaagaaagctTCTGTTGATTATGACAAAGGGATACACAACGTAACTGTGAGAATTGATGGATTCCGCAAATCTGATTTGCCTAAACACCAACGTTTACGAGTTGAAGGGGATAGGTTTCAGAAAGATTGGGGTGTTTCTGAAGTGGTGGAGAAGATTATGAAGATCAATCATTGGGATGATATTGAAGGTGTTTTGAATTGTTGGGCTGGACGTTTTGCAAGAAAGAACTTTCCCATTCTTATAAag GAAATAACTCAAACGGGTTCAATTGAACATAGCATCCATGTTTTCAATTGGATGAAAAATCAGAAGAATTATTGTGCAAGAAGTGATATCTACAACATGATGATCAGGTTACATGCTAGACATAATCGGGTTGATCAGGCACGTGGCTTGTTTTTTGAGATGCAAAAGTGGAG GTGCCAACCTAATGTTGAGACCTACAATGCCCTTATCAGTGCACATGGTAAAGCTGGTCAATGGCGTTGGGCAAAGAATATCATGGAAGACATGCTCCGTGCTTCT ATTCCACCAAATCGATCAACATACAACAACTTGATCAATGCATGTGGATCTAGTGGAAATTGGAGAGAGGCTCTTAAAGTTTGCAAGGAAATGACTGAAAATGGAGTTGGACCTGACCTGGTGACTCATAATATTGTCTTATCTGCCTATAAAAATGGTTCCCAGTACGCAAAAGCCCTTTCCTATTTTGAACTAATGAAGGGAACTAAAGTCCGTCCTGACACTACGACCCTTAATATTGTGATACACTGTCTTGTAAAGCTTGAACAATATCAGAAAGCTGTTGAGATATTTAACTCAATGAGAGAGAAAAGATCTGAATGTATTCCTGACATAGTCACATTTACCACTATCATGCACATGTATTCTGTTTCTGGTCAGATAAAAAACTGCGAGGCTGTTTTTAACACAATGCTTGCAGAAGGTTTGAAACCTAATATTGTTTCATATAATACCTTAGTTGGTGCTTATGCTTCACATGGGATGGCTCAGGAAGCTTTATCAATCTTTGATAAGATGAAAAGTAATGGCACCCGGCCTGATGTTGTGTCTTATACCTCTTTACTTAATGCTTATGGGAGATCAGAACAGCCTGAAAGGGCCATGGAAACATTTGAACAGATGAAAAGGAACAATCTGAAACCAAATTTGGTTAGTTATAATGTTCTGATTGATGCTTATGGATCTAATGGTCTTCTGGACAAGGCTGTCCAAGTGCTGCGTGAAATGGAACATGATGGCTTACAGCCCAATGTTGTTACTATTTCTACCTTATTAGCTGCAAGTGGCCGTTGTTGTCAAAAAGTGAACATTGATTCCATCCTAACGGCTGCCAAAATGCGTGGAATTGAGTTGAATACAGTCGCCTATAACTCCGCTCTTGGGAGTTATCTGAATGTTGGGGAATATGAAAAGGCTTTATCCCTATACAAGTTGATGAGGAAAAAGAAAGTTATGCCTGATTCTGTAACATATAATGTGTTGATAAGTGGTTGCTGTAGAATGTCAAATTATTCAGAGGctcttgaatttcttgatgAGATGATAGCACTGAAAATTCCTTTGACGAAGGAGGTCTGTTCCTCTGTAATATGCGCTTACACTAAGCAG GGTCAACTTGCCAAATCAGAATCTATGTTTTCGATGATGAAAATGGAAGGCTTTCAGCCTGATGTCATTGCCTATACAACAATGCTAAATGCATATAGTGTTGGAG AGAATTGGGAAAAAGCTTTTGCAGTATTTCAAGAAATGGAATTGAATGGTGTTCTCCCTGATGCTATTGCTTGTTCAGCTCTCATGAGGTCTTTTAATAGAGGATGCCAACCTGACAAAGTTTTGCTTGTGGCGGATTTtatgagagagagaaatatcCCTTTCACTGAGGCTGTTTTGTTTGAATTGGTCTCAGCCAGCAGCAT CTTACGAGATTGGAGGATGATTACAGAAATTACTACAACAATGGAGGCTTCACTCCCTTATGTGTCTGTTGGAACGCTAAACCAGCTTCTGCATAGTATTGGCAAATCAGGAAAGACTGAAACCATGATAAAA TTTTTCTATAAGGTAGTCACATCAGGCACAGAAGTTAATTTAACAACCTATTCAGTTCTGCTGAAAAATTTTTTGGCTTCTGGAAATTGGAGAAAATATATTGAG